A window of Panicum virgatum strain AP13 chromosome 8K, P.virgatum_v5, whole genome shotgun sequence contains these coding sequences:
- the LOC120643997 gene encoding cytochrome P450 71A1-like, which yields MGTNTDRKGNERKVSAASMDLSPFLALLPIALLSLVFFFSTGRKSTLSHGGGRRSLPPSPPGFPLVGHLPLLVGSLPHRTLRAMAGTHGPVTLLRLGRVPIVVASSAAAAQEAMKTRDVAFAGRYRGPMVERLFCGRDMAFAPYGEHWRQARRVCVLHLLSQRCVLSFRRVRQQETAALLDRVRAAGVDDAAVNLSHLLVVYSSVVLLRAAFGNDDSSHGLDGEGKVLRKLLVDVEELLGLGTLGEVVPWLAWVDSMMGVHAKATRTFDALDGFLERGIADHHARRRGGRREGEGGDGNDDNRRSFVSVLLDAKEEEEAGGILFDTVAVKAIILDMFLAGSSTTASIVEWAMAELINHPDEMRKLQEEIRTTIYGGGDNQQITEDHLGKLRRLKPVLKETLRLHMPSPLVLRETVEDTELLGYHVPARTRVIIDVGAIARDPATWERAEEFLPERWFGDDGGPLATAAVAGQDFTFLPFGGGRRGCPGAAFGMASVDLVLTSLLYHFDWELPAGGASTVDMDEVGGLAVRLKKPLCPVAKPWSP from the exons ATGGGCACAAACACCGATCGAAAGGGGAACGAACGAAAAGTTTCCGCTGCAAGCATGGACCTCTCACCGTTTCTTGCACTGCTGCCCATCGCCCTTCTCTCCCTCGTGTTCTTCTTCTCCACCGGCAGAAAATCTACTCTCTCCCATGGAGGTGGACGGAGGAGCttgccaccctcgccgccgggctTCCCTCTCGTCGGCCACCTGCCGCTTCTTGTCGGGTCGCTACCCCACCGGACGCTCCGGGCGATGGCCGGAACGCACGGCCCGGTCACGCTCCTGCGGCTCGGCCGCGTGCCCATCGTGGTGGCctcctcggcggccgcggcgcaggAGGCCATGAAGACCCGAGACGTGGCCTTCGCGGGGCGATACCGCGGGCCGATGGTCGAGCGCCTTTTCTGTGGGCGTGACATGGCCTTCGCTCCCTACGGCGAGCACTGGCGCCAGGCGCGACGCGTCTGCGTGCTCCACCTTCTCAGCCAGCGCTGCGTGCTCTCCTTCCGCCGCGTTCGCCAGCAGGAGACCGCCGCCCTGCTCGACcgcgtccgcgccgccggcgtcgacgaCGCCGCCGTGAACCTGAGCCATCTCCTCGTCGTCTACTCCAGCGTCGTCCTCCTGCGGGCCGCGTTCGGCAACGACGACTCCAGCCATGGGCTCGACGGAGAAGGGAAGGTTCTGAGGAAGTTGTTGGTCGACGTCGAGGAGCTGCTGGGCTTGGGCACGCTCGGCGAGGTCGTGCCGTGGCTGGCGTGGGTGGACTCGATGATGGGGGTGCATGCCAAGGCAACACGGACGTTTGATGCGCTGGATGGCTTCCTCGAGCGGGGCATCGCAGACCACCATGCGCGGCGCCGTGGAGGCCGGCGGGAGGGAGAAGGCGGCGACGGCAACGACGACAATCGCCGCAGCTTCGTGAGCGTGCTGCTGGATgcgaaggaggaggaagaggcggGAGGAATCCTGTTTGACACGGTAGCCGTCAAGGCCATCATCCTA GATATGTTCCTAGCCGGCTCGTCTACGACCGCCTCCATTGTGGAATGGGCAATGGCGGAGCTCATCAACCATCCAGATGAGATGCGCAAGCTCCAAGAGGAGATACGCACCACCATCTATGGCGGCGGTGACAACCAGCAAATCACCGAGGACCACCTCGGCAAGCTGCGCCGCCTCAAGCCGGTGCTCAAGGAGACGCTCCGTCTGCACATGCCGTCGCCGCTCGTGCTGCGGGAGACGGTCGAGGACACCGAGCTGCTCGGCTACCACGTTCCGGCACGCACCCGTGTCATCATCGACGTCGGGGCCATCGCACGGGACCCCGCCACCTGGGAGCGCGCCGAGGAGTTCTTGCCGGAGCGGTGGTTCGGGGACGATGGCGGGCCCCTGGCcactgcggcggtggcggggcagGACTTCACATTCTTGCCGTTCGGTGGCGGGCGGAGAGGGTGCCCTGGTGCTGCGTTTGGCATGGCGAGCGTCGACCTGGTGCTGACGAGCCTGCTGTACCACTTCGACTGGGAGCTACCGGCCGGTGGGGCGTCCACGGTCGACATGGATGAGGTGGGTGGATTGGCCGTGCGGTTGAAGAAACCTCTGTGTCCGGTCGCTAAGCCATGGTCTCCTTAG